In Gossypium hirsutum isolate 1008001.06 chromosome D06, Gossypium_hirsutum_v2.1, whole genome shotgun sequence, one genomic interval encodes:
- the LOC121202872 gene encoding kxDL motif-containing protein 1, whose product MEETEKEIESMRAASEEVSRQFKTLIDANDLDSLKHLQLLILGRLQDSNAVLSHFNEYSEHCFAEVSSDFSRNARMLKSMKSDLDYIFQKLRSMKAKIMATYPDAFPDESTREVFDQRPDLEVPQ is encoded by the exons ATGGAGGAAACGGAGAAAGAAATTGAATCGATGAGAGCAGCTTCGGAAGAGGTGTCTCGTCAGTTCAAAACCCTAATCGATGCCAATGATTTGGACTCTCTCAAGCATTTGCAGCTCCTCAT CTTGGGAAGGCTACAAGACAGCAACGCGGTCTTATCTCATTTTAATGAGTACTCAGAACATTGCTTTGCTGAGGTTTCTAGTGACTTTTCAAGGAATGCTCGCATGTTAAAGTCTATGAAATCAGACCTTGATTATATCTTTCAAAAGCTTAG GAGCATGAAGGCAAAAATTATGGCTACCTATCCAGATGCATTTCCAGATGAATCAACTAGGGAGGTATTTGACCAAAGACCGGACCTAGAAGTGCCTCAATAG
- the LOC107960184 gene encoding uncharacterized protein has translation MGNCLRHQKKSSWVVDNDDDDWQAMVSAHGEGGDNGGGISITEEERLLGGGGKRGDVQNTSREVKITISKKELEQLVKKVELQGLTLEQFLSTVINGGADLYEVEEQQPRPWKPLLQSIPE, from the coding sequence ATGGGGAATTGTTTAAGGCACCAAAAAAAGTCATCTTGGGTTgttgataatgatgatgatgattggcAAGCTATGGTGTCAGCTCACGGGGAAGGAGGAGATAACGGTGGTGGGATTAGCATTACGGAGGAGGAGAGGTTGCTTGGTGGCGGTGGCAAGCGAGGAGATGTGCAAAACACTAGCAGAGAAGTGAAGATAACCATTTCTAAAAAGGAGCTGGAGCAATTGGTAAAGAAGGTGGAACTGCAAGGTTTGACTCTAGAACAATTCTTGTCCACGGTGATTAACGGTGGCGCTGATTTATATGAGGTGGAGGAGCAGCAGCCTCGGCCATGGAAACCGTTGCTGCAAAGCATCCCCGAATAA
- the LOC107960183 gene encoding cytochrome P450 77A4: protein MEFLDLSIIVLALIFLRLWWRYWSTTGGGPKNLPPGPPGWPLVGNLIQIILQRQHFIFIVRGLRKRYGPIFSMQMGQRTMVIVTDSRLIHEALVQRGPTFASRPPDSPIRLVFSVGKRAINSAEYGPLWRTLRKNFVTEVITPTRVKQCGWIRKWAIENHMKRIESDAMETGVVEVMSNCRLTICSILICLCFGAKISEQRIKEIESILKDVMLITSPQLPDFLPVLTPLFHRQMKKAKALRKKQLECLVPLIKARRAFVEKGENPNQEMVSPLGAAYIDSLFGLEPDKTRGPLGEEEYVTLCSEVISAGTDTSATTVEWAMLHLVMNQDIQDKLYHEIVECVGKNGDIKEEDVEKMAYLESVVKETFRRHPPSHFLLSHAAIKDTELGGYTIPEGVHVEFYTAWITEDPDIWSDPGEFRPDRFLRGDGVGVDVTGTRSVKMLPFGAGRRICPAWNLGVLHIKLSLAKMVQAFKWQPVPDSPPDMTETYAFTVVMKNPLKAVILPR, encoded by the coding sequence atggaatttttaGACCTTTCCATCATTGTTTTGGCCCTTATCTTCCTCCGTCTTTGGTGGCGCTACTGGTCAACCACCGGTGGTGGACCTAAGAACCTCCCTCCAGGGCCACCTGGTTGGCCACTTGTCGGAAACCTAATTCAAATCATCCTCCAACGTCAACACTTCATATTTATAGTACGTGGTTTACGTAAAAGGTATGGTCCCATTTTCAGCATGCAAATGGGGCAACGCACTATGGTGATTGTGACCGACTCAAGGCTTATCCATGAAGCCCTAGTTCAAAGAGGACCCACTTTTGCTTCCCGACCGCCGGATTCGCCGATCCGGCTTGTGTTTAGTGTCGGAAAACGGGCTATCAACTCGGCTGAGTACGGACCTTTATGGAGAACCCTAAGGAAGAACTTCGTCACCGAGGTAATAACCCCTACGAGAGTGAAACAATGCGGTTGGATCCGTAAATGGGCGATTGAAAACCACATGAAGCGAATTGAAAGCGATGCAATGGAGACTGGTGTCGTTGAGGTAATGAGCAACTGCCGACTTACTATATGCAGTATATTAATCTGTTTATGTTTCGGAGCAAAGATCTCCGAACAACGGATTAAGGAGATTGAAAGCATATTAAAAGATGTAATGCTAATAACATCGCCGCAGTTACCGGATTTCTTGCCGGTTTTAACACCGTTGTTTCATCGGCAAATGAAAAAAGCTAAGGCATTAAGGAAGAAGCAATTGGAATGTTTGGTCCCATTGATAAAAGCAAGGAGAGCTTTTGTGGAGAAAGGTGAAAACCCTAACCAAGAAATGGTGAGTCCACTCGGTGCAGCCTATATAGACTCGTTGTTCGGACTCGAACCGGATAAAACCCGAGGTCCATTGGGTGAAGAAGAGTACGTGACACTATGTTCCGAAGTGATTAGTGCCGGTACGGACACGTCAGCGACGACGGTAGAATGGGCAATGCTTCACTTGGTGATGAATCAAGACATCCAAGATAAATTGTAccatgaaattgttgaatgtgtGGGCAAAAATGGAGATATCAAAGAAGAAGATGTCGAAAAAATGGCATATCTTGAATCCGTCGTTAAAGAAACTTTTCGGCGACACCCTCCGAGCCATTTCCTTTTATCTCATGCAGCTATAAAGGACACTGAGCTTGGTGGCTATACAATTCCGGAAGGGGTTCATGTTGAGTTCTACACTGCATGGATTACCGAGGATCCGGATATATGGTCAGATCCGGGGGAGTTTCGGCCCGATAGGTTTTTGCGAGGTGACGGGGTTGGTGTCGATGTGACGGGGACTCGTTCGGTGAAGATGTTGCCGTTTGGGGCCGGGCGACGAATTTGCCCCGCTTGGAACCTAGGTGTTTTGCACATAAAGTTGTCGCTTGCAAAGATGGTACAAGCTTTTAAATGGCAGCCGGTGCCGGATTCTCCGCCCGACATGACGGAGACTTATGCTTTCACTGTTGTGATGAAGAACCCTCTCAAGGCTGTCATCTTGCCTCGGTAA
- the LOC121218699 gene encoding calcium-dependent protein kinase 21, whose translation MGCCSSKNRLTGCSSYKSGKHSTPVQDQKVVVVSQTQVPQAKQRHHNNHQQPPSANKTSQVKVKDTVLGKPLEDIRQYYTLGDELGRGQFGVIYLCTENSTGHTYACKSILKRKLTSLQDKEDIKKEVQIMQHLSGQPNIVEFKGAYEDKDCVHIVMELCAGGELFDRIIAQGHYSERAAAAICRQVVNVVQNFHFMGVMHRDLKPENFLLSTKDEDAMLKATDFGLSVFIEQGKQYRDIVGSAYYIAPEVLRRSYGKEIDIWSAGVILYILLCGVPPFWAETEKGIFDAILEGELSFENDPWPSISESAKDLVRKMLTMDPNERLTAAQVLEHPWLREGGEASDKPIDSAVLSRLKQFRAMNQLKKLALKVIAENLSAEEIQGLKAMFKNIDTDESGSITYEELKEGLARLGSKLTEAEVKQLMEAADVDGNGTIDYIEFISATMHRYRLERDEDLYKAFQYFDKDNSGFITMDELEAAMKDYRMGDEASIKQIISEVDTDNDGKINYDEFCAMMRGGAPQTAKLF comes from the exons ATGGGTTGTTGTAGCAGCAAAAATAGATTAACAGGATGCAGCAGTTATAAATCAGGCAAACATTCGACACCAGTTCAAGACCAAAAAGTTGTTGTCGTGTCACAAACACAGGTTCCACAAGCAAAGCAGCGCCACCACAACAACCACCAACAACCACCATCAGCCAACAAAACAAGCCAAGTGAAAGTAAAAGACACAGTGTTAGGGAAACCATTGGAAGACATTAGACAATATTACACACTTGGTGATGAACTTGGTAGAGGTCAGTTTGGGGTTATTTATTTATGTACTGAGAATTCAACAGGTCATACATATGCTTGTAAATCAATATTGAAAAGGAAATTGACAAGCTTACAAGACAAAGAAGACATAAAAAAAGAAGTACAGATTATGCAACATTTGTCTGGTCAACCAAACATTGTTGAGTTCAAAGGTGCTTATGAAGACAAAGATTGTGTTCATATTGTAATGGAACTTTGTGCTGGTGGTGAGCTTTTTGATAGAATTATAGCTCAAGGTCATTATTCTGAAAGAGCTGCAGCTGCTATTTGTAGACAAGTGGTGAATGTGGttcaaaatttccattttatgGGAGTTATGCATCGCGATCTTAAGCCCGAAAACTTCTTGCTTTCGACCAAAGACGAGGATGCTATGTTGAAAGCAACCGATTTCGGTTTGTCTGTCTTTATCGAACAAG GGAAGCAATATCGGGATATTGTAGGTAGTGCTTATTACATAGCACCCGAAGTTCTTCGGCGCAGTTACGGGAAGGAGATCGATATATGGAGTGCTGGTGTTATCTTGTATATTCTACTCTGTGGTGTTCCTCCGTTTTGGGCTG AAACTGAGAAAGGTATATTTGATGCTATTCTTGAGGGTGAACTTAGTTTCGAAAACGACCCATGGCCTTCGATTTCCGAAAGTGCCAAAGATTTAGTGAGGAAGATGTTGACGATGGACCCGAATGAGCGGCTTACGGCTGCGCAAGTTCTCG AACATCCTTGGCTGAGAGAAGGCGGAGAGGCATCGGACAAGCCGATAGATTCCGCTGTTCTATCGAGATTGAAGCAATTCAGAGCAATGAATCAGCTTAAAAAGCTTGCATTGAAG GTCATTGCAGAAAATTTGTCCGCAGAAGAGATTCAAGGTCTTAAAGCAATGTTCAAAAACATTGACACGGATGAGAGTGGCTCAATCACTTACGAAGAACTAAAAGAAGGTTTGGCTCGTCTCGGATCGAAGCTCACCGAAGCTGAAGTCAAGCAATTAATGGAAGCT GCTGATGTGGATGGAAACGGAACGATAGACTATATCGAGTTTATCTCAGCTACAATGCATAGGTACAGACTCGAAAGAGACGAAGACCTGTACAAAGCGTTCCAGTATTTTGATAAAGATAACAGTGG GTTCATTACGATGGACGAACTGGAGGCTGCTATGAAGGATTACAGAATGGGTGATGAAGCTAGCATCAAGCAAATAATCTCCGAGGTGGATACCGATAAC GACGGAAAGATCAACTACGACGAGTTTTGCGCTATGATGAGAGGTGGAGCACCACAAACCGCAAAGCTTTTTTAG